A stretch of the Aegilops tauschii subsp. strangulata cultivar AL8/78 chromosome 4, Aet v6.0, whole genome shotgun sequence genome encodes the following:
- the LOC109762690 gene encoding senescence-specific cysteine protease SAG39-like, whose translation MAIPKALLLAIIGSIYLCSSTVLSARELGDAAMVEKHEQWMAKFNRVYKDSTEKAQRFKAFKANVAFIESFNTGNHKFWLGVNQFTDLTNDEFRATKTNKGLKRNGARAPTRFKYNNVSTDALPAAVDWRTKGVVTPIKDQGQCGCCWAFSAVAATEGIVKLSTGKLVSLSEQELVDCDVHGVDQGCEGGEMDDAFKFIIKNGGLTTEANYPYTAQDGQCKTSTTSNSVATIKGYEDVPANDESSLMKAVANQPVSVAVDGGDVIFQHYSGGVMTGSCGTDLDHGIVAIGYGMTSDGTKFWLLKNSWSTTWGESGYLRMEKDISDKSGMCGLAMQPSYPTE comes from the exons ATGGCCATCCCAAAGGCACTGCTTCTTGCCATCATAGGCAGCATCTACTTATGCAGTAGCACCGTTCTATCAGCTCGGGAACTTGGTGACGCGGCCATGGTGGAGAAGCATGAGCAGTGGATGGCGAAGTTTAACCGTGTTTACAAGGACAGCACCGAGAAGGCGCAGCGGTTCAAGGCGTTCAAGGCCAATGTTGCCTTCATCGAGTCGTTCAACACCGGAAATCACAAGTTCTGGCTCGGTGTCAACCAATTCACCGATCTCACCAACGATGAGTTCAGAGCAACCAAGACCAACAAGGGCCTCAAAAGAAATGGTGCTAGGGCTCCAACTAGGTTCAAGTACAACAATGTCAGCACTGATGCACTTCCAGCGGCAGTTGATTGGAGGACCAAGGGCGTCGTCACTCCTATCAAAGACCAAGGGCAATGTG GCTGTTGTTGGGCTTTTTCGGCCGTGGCTGCAACCGAGGGCATTGTGAAATTAAGCACAGGGAAGCTCGTCTCCTTGTCTGAGCAAGAGCTAGTTGACTGTGATGTCCATGGTGTGGATCAGGGGTGTGAGGGTGGCGAGATGGACGACGCCTTCAAGTTCATCATCAAGAACGGCGGCCTCACCACTGAGGCCAACTACCCATACACCGCACAAGACGGACAGTGCAAAACTAGCACTACAAGCAACAGTGTTGCAACCATCAAGGGCTACGAGGATGTGCCCGCCAACGATGAATCTTCTCTTATGAAAGCCGTGGCTAACCAGCCTGTATCAGTAGCTGTGGACGGAGGGGATGTCATATTTCAACACTACTCCGGTGGGGTTATGACCGGCTCCTGCGGAACTGATTTGGACCATGGGATAGTAGCGATTGGATATGGCATGACGAGTGATGGAACTAAATTTTGGCTGCTGAAGAACTCATGGAGCACGACATGGGGCGAGAGCGGGTACCTCAGAATGGAGAAGGATATTTCCGACAAGAGTGGTATGTGTGGCTTGGCCATGCAACCTTCCTACCCCACCGAGTAG
- the LOC109762691 gene encoding senescence-specific cysteine protease SAG39-like, whose amino-acid sequence MAIPKALLLAIVGCICLCSSAVLSARELGDTAMVERHEQWMAKFNRVYKDGTEKAQRFEVFKANVAFIESFNAENRKFWLGVNQFTDLTNDEFRATKTNKGLKMSGGRAPTGFKYSNVSIDALPTAVDWRTKGVVTPIKDQGQCGCCWAFSAVVATEGIVKLSTGKLISLSEQELVDCDVHGVDQGCEGGEMDDAFKFIIKNGGLTTEANYPYTAQDGQCKTSIASNSVATIKGYEDVPANDESSLMKAVANQPVSVAVDGGDVIFQHYSGGVMTGSCGTDLDHGIAAIGYGMTSDGTKYWLLKNSWGTTWGESGYLRMEKDISDKSGMCGLAMQPSYPTE is encoded by the exons ATGGCCATCCCCAAAGCTTTGCTTCTTGCCATCGTAGGCTGCATCTGCTTATGCAGCAGTGCTGTTTTGTCAGCTCGCGAGCTTGGTGACACGGCTATGGTGGAGAGGCATGAGCAGTGGATGGCGAAGTTCAACCGTGTTTACAAGGACGGCACCGAGAAGGCGCAGCGGTTTGAGGTGTTCAAAGCCAACGTTGCCTTCATCGAGTCGTTCAACGCCGAAAACCGTAAGTTCTGGCTCGGTGTCAACCAGTTCACCGACCTCACCAATGACGAGTTCAGGGCAACCAAGACCAACAAGGGATTGAAAATGAGCGGCGGTAGGGCTCCAACTGGGTTCAAGTACAGTAATGTCAGCATCGACGCGCTTCCAACCGCTGTTGATTGGAGGACCAAGGGTGTTGTCACTCCTATCAAAGACCAAGGCCAATGTG GTTGTTGTTGGGCATTTTCCGCTGTGGTGGCAACTGAAGGCATTGTGAAGTTGAGCACGGGGAAGCTCATCTCGTTGTCTGAGCAAGAGCTGGTTGATTGTGATGTCCATGGTGTGGATCAAGGTTGTGAGGGTGGTGAGATGGACGACGCCTTCAAGTTCATCATCAAGAATGGTGGCCTCACCACCGAGGCCAACTACCCATACACGGCACAAGACGGACAGTGCAAGACCAGCATTGCAAGCAACAGTGTTGCAACCATCAAGGGCTACGAGGATGTGCCCGCCAACGATGAATCTTCTCTTATGAAAGCCGTTGCTAACCAGCCTGTATCAGTAGCTGTGGACGGAGGTGATGTCATATTTCAACACTACTCTGGCGGGGTAATGACCGGCTCTTGCGGAACTGATTTGGACCATGGGATAGCAGCTATTGGATATGGCATGACGAGTGATGGAACTAAGTATTGGTTGTTAAAAAACTCATGGGGCACGACATGGGGCGAGAGTGGGTACCTCAGAATGGAGAAGGATATTTCCGACAAGAGTGGTATGTGTGGCTTGGCCATGCAACCTTCCTACCCCACCGAGTAG
- the LOC109762682 gene encoding uncharacterized protein: protein MAAAAEKTAEEIRRELQELQRQHREISERLRDPRGLRRGAPATGPGPGPGGPRPLRGFARQAPEPVDQPEPKRRLLSAVVKVDGPGTNGDDAGAEGREDGPTAAQGGERRGASNGGGFRRDGSQWVSRRELDNQLPEPLPRPAPKEEDQSLVRRNKRMLGKLLVGTLEKFQQENKKLSNSEAFMRRSEAQQKADQKAREDSERLRQQEREQAAEKRRRDMTLRARVAAKAEEKRLELLYIQWSEHHKKLSSFLRTKAEPAIYYMPAKPIVDDPVIVEQNKEKVFEEWKSVRRTELTQFQKQVEEQYLSNVESQLERIQNARNARRGNVPANMQEMDKELDTHRAEHGPKARRIPDGGNDEDDDVDVDDMAAEDDLMDEVLGVNEAINEDPTKPSEEATDVAPVPQEAQ from the exons ATGGCCGCCGCGGCGGAGAAGACGGCCGAGGAGATCCGCCGCGAGCTCCAAGAGCTCCAGCGCCAGCACCGCGAG ATCAGCGAGCGCCTGCGCGACCCCCGTGGCCTCCGACGCGGCGCCCCCGCCACCGGCCCCGGCCCCGGCCCCGGAGGCccccgcccgctccgcggcttcGCGAGACAGGCTCCGGAGCCGGTGGACCAACCGGAGCCCAAGCGCCGGCTTCTGTCTGCCGTGGTTAAA GTGGATGGCCCTGGAACTAATGGGGATGATGCGGGGGCGGAGGGGCGTGAGGATGGACCAACTGCCGCTCAAGGTGGTGAGAGGAGGGGGGCCAGTAATGGTGGTGGGTTCAGGAGGGATGGGAGCCAGTGGGTGTCGAGAAGG gagCTTGATAATCAGCTGCCAGAGCCTCTCCCGAGGCCGGCTCCCAAGGAAGAGGATCAGAGCTTGGTGAGGAGGAACAAGAGAATGCTGGGGAAGCTTCTTGTTGGCACGCTAGAG AAATTTCAGCAAGAGAACAAAAAACTTTCCAACTCAGAGGCTTTTATGCGTAGATCAGAGGCTCAGCAGAAG GCTGATCAAAAGGCTCGTGAGGACAGTGAAAGATTGCGGCAGCAAGAGCGGGAGCAAGCAGCTGAGAAGCGTAGGCGTGATATG ACGCTTCGTGCTCGAGTAGCTGCTAAGGCAGAAGAAAAGAGGTTGGAGCTATTGTACATTCAGTGGTCTGAGCATCACAAAAAGCTGTCCAGTTTCTTAAG GACAAAAGCTGAACCAGCTATTTATTACATGCCGGCTAAACCAATAGTTGATGATCCGGTTATTGTTGAGCAAAACAAGGAAAAG GTATTTGAAGAATGGAAATCTGTGCGCAGAACGGAGCTGACCCAGTTTCAAAAGCAAGTTGAGGAGCAGTATCTGTCTAATGTTGAGAGTCAGCTCGAAAGAATTCAGAATGCCCGGAATGCTCGGAGGGGGAACGTGCCTGCTAACATGCAGGAAATGGACAAGGAGTTGGACACGCACAGGGCGGAGCATGGCCCAAAGGCTCGGAGGATACCCGACGGTGGCAATGACGAGGATGATGATGTGGATGTGGACGACATGGCCGCGGAAGACGACCTGATGGATGAAGTGCTCGGCGTTAATGAGGCGATCAACGAGGACCCGACCAAGCCATCTGAAGAGGCTACTGATGTTGCTCCTGTACCCCAGGAGGCACAATAG
- the LOC109762695 gene encoding senescence-specific cysteine protease SAG39-like — protein sequence MAIPKALLLAILGCICLCSSTVLSARELGDVSTVERHEQWMVKYNRVYKDDAEKAQRFEVFKANVAFIGSFNAGNHKFWLGVNQFTDLTNDEFRATKTNKGLKRSGGRAPTGFKYSNVITDALPTVVDWRTKGVVTPIKDQGQCGNCCWAFSVVAATEGIVKLSTGKLISLSEQELVDCDVHGVDQGCEGGEMDDAFKFIIKNGGLTTESNYPYTARDGQCKTSIASNSVATIKGYEDVPANDESSLMKAIANQPVSVAVDGGDVIFQHYSGGVMTGSCETDLDHGIAAIGYGMTSDGTKYWQLKNSWGTTWGENGYLRMEKDISNKSGMCGLAMQPSYPTE from the exons ATGGCCATCCCCAAGGCTTTGCTTCTTGCCATCCTAGGTTGCATCTGCTTATGCAGCAGCACTGTTCTGTCAGCTCGCGAGCTCGGCGACGTGTCCACGGTGGAGAGGCACGAGCAGTGGATGGTGAAGTACAATCGTGTTTACAAGGACGACGCCGAGAAGGCGCAGCGGTTCGAGGTGTTCAAGGCCAACGTTGCCTTCATTGGGTCGTTCAACGCTGGAAACCACAAGTTCTGGCTCGGTGTCAACCAGTTTACCGATCTCACCAACGATGAGTTCAGGGCAACCAAGACCAACAAGGGCTTGAAAAGGAGTGGCGGTAGGGCTCCAACTGGGTTCAAGTACAGTAATGTCATCACCGATGCACTTCCAACAGTTGTTGATTGGAGGACCAAGGGCGTTGTCACTCCTATCAAAGACCAAGGCCAATGTGGTAA CTGTTGCTGGGCCTTTTCGGTTGTGGCGGCAACCGAAGGCATTGTGAAGTTGAGCACCGGGAAGCTCATCTCGTTGTCGGAGCAAGAGCTGGTTGACTGCGATGTCCATGGTGTGGATCAGGGTTGTGAGGGTGGCGAGATGGACGACGCCTTCAAATTCATCATTAAGAACGGCGGCCTCACCACCGAGTCCAACTACCCATACACGGCACGGGATGGGCAGTGCAAGACCAGCATTGCAAGCAACAGTGTGGCAACCATCAAGGGCTACGAAGATGTCCCCGCCAACGATGAATCTTCTCTTATGAAAGCAATCGCTAACCAACCTGTATCAGTAGCTGTGGACGGAGGGGATGTCATATTTCAACATTACTCTGGCGGGGTGATGACCGGCTCCTGCGAAACTGATTTGGACCATGGGATAGCGGCGATTGGGTATGGCATGACGAGTGATGGAACTAAGTATTGGCAACTGAAGAACTCATGGGGCACCACATGGGGTGAGAATGGTTACCTCAGAATGGAGAAGGATATTTCAAACAAGAGTGGTATGTGTGGCTTGGCCATGCAACCTTCCTACCCCACCGAGTAG